GGGGAGATCCTTCCCTggacaaggagggagggaggggagggatgggccTGGTGTATTTGAGGCACAGGGAGAAGCCTGGTCTGAATGTACTTGAGGGTGTGTGTCCAGGAATtgggagaaatcagaaaaaaaggaatctgcCAATGCTATAGAGAGCCGGGGCCCAAATGCCCTGTGCAGAGTGGAGCACCAGCCTTGCTGAGGTTCCAGCCCCTCAGCCAGTTCAGAGGACCGGCTCAGGACAGGGTGGGTCTGTCCTGGGCTGCTTTTGCGCCACTGTCCTGTAAATTCCACCCAAGCCTGCACTCAAGGAAAGGGGTGGAGTTGTGGAACGCTCTTTTCCACTTGAGCCTAGTTCTTGCTGAACCAGGAGTGCGTCTTCCCAACGCCCACAAGCCCCAGACAGCCACCAGAGACTTGGGAGGGGTAGAGCACTGTGAGGTTttggggggcgggcagggagggGGGCATGGTCCCCTCTGAGTAGCTCATTGCTCTGGTGGGAACTGTGTGTGGTCTCATCCCCTGCCACCACCCGCCACCCCTACCGTTGCCTCTTTTCCCCCTGGATTTGACTAGCTTTGCATCTCCAGGAATGCCCCCGCTGCATCCCAGCGTCTTTTTAGACTGCACTGCCGGCCGCTGACCTCCCTTTCCTGTTGCCTCTGCCCCCTCCAGAACTCGATTCGCCACAACCTGTCCCTGCACAGCAAGTTCATCAAGGTTCATAACGAGGCTACCGGCAAGAGCTCTTGGTGGATGCTGAATCCAGAGGGAGGCAAGAGTGGCAAGGCGCCCCGCCGCCGGGCAGCCTCCATGGATAGCAGCAGCAAGCTGCTCCGGGGCCGCAGCAAGGCCCCCAAGAAGAAACCAGCTGTGCTGCCAGCTCCGCCCGAAGGTGCCACTCCGAGGAGCCCTGTTGGCCACTTTGCCAAGTGGTCAGGCAGCCCTTGCTCTCGAAACCGCGAGGAAGCTGATGTGTGGAGCACCTTCCGTCCACGAAGCAGTTCGAATGCTAGCACTGTCAGCACCCGGCCCTCCCCCAGGAGGCCAGAGCCTGAAGTGCTGGCGGAAGAGGAAATGCCAGCCTCGGCCAGCAGCTATGCTGGGGGTGTCCCTCCCACCCTAAAAGAAGATCTGGAGCTGTTAGATGGGCTCAATCTCACATCTCCCCATTCCCTGCTGTCTCGGAGCAGCCTCTCTGGCTTCTCTTTGCAGCATCCTGGGGTTTCAGGCCCTTTACACACCTACAGCACCTCCCTCTTCAGCCCAGCAGAGGGGCCCCTGTCAGCAGGCGAAGGGTGCTTCTCAAGCTCCCAGTCCCTGGAGGCCCTGCTCACCTCTGATACGCCACCACCTCCTGCTGATGTTCTCATGACCCAGGTAGATCCCATTCTGTCCCAGGCTCCGACACTTCTGTTGCTGGGAGGGATACCTTCCTCCAGTAAGCTAGGCACAGGGGGTGGCCTGTGTCCTAAGCCCCTAGAGGCTCCAGGCCCCAGCGGTCTGGTTCCCACCCTTCCGATGATAGCACCAGCACCGCCTCCAGTCATGGCGGGTGCTCCCATCCCCAAGCCCCTGGGGGCTCCTGTGCTCACACCTCCTACTGAAGCTCCAAGCCAAGACCGAATGCCTCAGGATCTCGATCTTGACATGTACATGGAGAATCTGGAGTGTGACATGGATAACATCATCAGTGACCTCATGGATGGGGGCGAAGGACTGGACTTCAACTTTGAGCCAGGTACGGCACCTCTGAATCACGGTAGCATCTCAGAACCTATACCTCCTCCTAGGTGTCCAGCTAGTCCTGTGGTTGAGCAAAGGAGAGATAGAACAAGGGGTAGCTGGAGGTCCCGGGGGACTGGAGGGACGATGTCATGTTAGAGTGGCATAGTTTCCAGATGGGACCTCCAGGCCCCTCAGCAGTGCTCACCCCTACAAGGTAGCatgggagaggtggggaaggggccgTCTCTGTTTTCCTTAGTGTGGATCTTGATGGTGGAAAGTTGTCATGCCCCAGATGAGCCTCTTACGTTGTCCTCCGTTTTCTCTTCCCACAGATCCCTGAGCCATTGGCTGGCAGCTTTATTCCCTGCTTCAGAGACGGAGCCAGGCGTGCCCATTTCCACTCTTTACCCTTGACCCCTCCCTGGGAATTTGGGACCCTGCTTTAGAGCTAGGGTAGGGTCTGCTCACCTGGGTGTTGAGGAAATTATAaagccgggggtggggagggaaaggggagggggaaagggagagggttTATTCTCACTGTGCCAATTAGGGGGTAAGGCCCCCTTCTCAGGAGCCATCCTCGCCCCCCCCACCATTCccaccccataggttttgtagCAGGGGCGGGCAGTACTGTTGGAAATGTGAAGTCACCAGTGGCCTTACCCCTGCCTTTGGGAGCAGGATTTTTTGTAGAGTCTTATCTGAGCTGGTCCAGGCTGGGTTGAGCCTGGGATTTTTATGCAGTGGCCCCTTGGGCCAGTGGTGTGGGATTGGGGGGGTGGGTAATGGGGAGCTGGAAGGGCCAAGGTCTGAAGCCTGGAGTGGCTCACCAGGCCAAATCACCCTTGGAAGGCTACAGATAACAGAAAGGCCTTTTATAAACTTTTgaagaaatataaacacaaatatagagATTTTTTAACAGTGGCAAGGTGCTAGTGATGGGGagaatgcttttttctttctgaaggctTTGTCATAGTGACCTGATGCAAACACTACAGACATTACTCCGGGAAACATGGGGGAAGTAGGGGAGAGAACCCCAGGTCAGCAGAGAGCAGGGGACAAGGGGAAGAGCTCCCATGAGGACCAGGTGTAAATCACGGCCTACACGGAACTAGCTTAGAGTTTCCCTAAGTCAGGTCCCCTCACTCTGTCACCTTGTGCCTGGGAGTGTGTGGTGTTGGGGCACAGTCACACTCTCGTGTGACCCCCTGTGGGTTCGTGCTATGGTGGGAGAGTGCGTTGAGGGCCAGGAATGAGTTTGTggcctgggaagggggtgggaggggggagaagagaaggagggaaggatttAGGGTGGTAAAGTTAGGCACAGAGACCTCCCTGTTCAAGGCCCCAGACAGCTGTCCCTGCCCTTCTTCCCCTTGCCTGACTGCAGGGGTTATGTGGAAGTGTGTGCAGTagcaggcagggggaggggcggaACAGGGAAAGGGGAGCTGGGGAGCTTGGCTGAGGGTCTGGGAAATGAGCAGGGATGGAGGGGAATGTGGATCAGGTTTACTAGCACCTGCTAGGAAAGGCCATCTGGGGCTCCTTCTCCACCCTAGCCCCCaaagcagcccctcccccagtccccttTGCAttgtcccctcccccgcccctgctGTGGGTTCCCATCATTTCCTGTGTCAGCGCCTGGCCTACCCAGATTGTATCATGTGCTAGATTGGAGTGGGGAAGTGTgtcaaatcaataaatgaataaattcaataaatgcCTATAACCAGCTCTGGTTTCTGCTGCCTCGCTTTTCCCCGCGGATAGCGGAGGGGGAGGTAGGGACTGCCCAGAGGCAgactggtggggggtgggggaatttCAGATGGGGACTTGGTGGAGTGTggcggcggggctgggggggggcggggggagctgcCCATCCGTCACCTAACCCCAGCAGGAGTAGGCGGGCTGTGATAGGCCTCCCAGGGGGAGGCAGTCTGGTTGGAGAAGACCCCACCCCCCACTCTGTCCCTCAAAGGCTCATTGTGCTAGACTTCGCTGTctttcctcacccccacccatGTGCTTGCCCCCGCCGGCTCCTGCGGCTCCTACCCACCCTGAGAGCCTCCACAATGCCTGGCGCAGACTTAAGCCTTGGTGCAGATATTGGGAGAAGAAGTCTTTCTTGAAAAAAGGAACCTCACATTAAATGCCAATAATTTCATACCTAGTATTGCTGCTCTCACTTGGTCACTTTATTTTGTTAGCGATGTTTATCCCTACTAAGGATAAAGTTCGCTCTGGTCTTAAAGAGTGGACCACTGTGAGTGGTCCTCTGTTCATCTGAGCATCCTGATGATTTGGACTGGAAAAGGAAAGGGTCAGTAAGTAGAGAAAGAGGCCCCTGCAGGGAAGCTTTCTACAAACTAGGGCCGAAGGCAGGACAAAAGAGGTGAGAGGCAGGTCTTGGGCATGGATGTTGGATTTGGAAAGGAAATTCATCCCAGAGGGCCAGGGTGGAGGAGCCTTCGGTAGACTGGCGGGGAAAGGAGGTTGCTGGGACAGACCATGTTTGGGAAGTCTTACTGGGAGGTTCACTGACGATTGAATTGGAGTGACTTTCTTGGCTTCTTGTCTTCTAAGCCTTTTCATTTGACTCCTCCGCAGGAGGTCACATTGTGTATGCAAGGCATCTAGGAACCAGGAAAAGGCACCCTCACCTCTGAGGACTGGAGGCCTTCCCTTCCCATCCTGTCCCTCCCATCATTCAAATGATCACTTGGCGTACCCGGGCCTAAAGCTAGGCTGAGGAGTGACCTGAAGGTGCCTAAGCTTTGCTCTTTTCAGTGGCAATAGGGACACCAAAACTGCAAGAGCAAAAGGTGAAGGGAAAGATGGGAATGATGTGGTGGGGATAGGGAGATGTACTGAGGAGATGGCTGAGAAACAGCGAGGAGGGATGAGTGACACACGCACACTGCACCTGGTTTGAGCTAAACATCCCTTCTGAAGTGGCCCTAGACCCTATTCCCCTTTTCCTAGGATCTCGTGATCCTACCTGACGGACAACACCAGCCCCACCCTATATTCTCCATCACCCACCGTTATACAGTGCCCTCCAtgttcctccttcctccatcatGCTCCTTACCAATTAGCTCGGGTTCTGGGTTCTTCAGGAGGGGCACAAAAGCTCTGTAGACATTCTCAAGTCCAGTTCCTGTGAACATGGCAGTGCACGATCCCCAGTCCCCGTCACCCAGCCTCCACCCTACCAAAGCCCAAGATTTCAGGACCCTAACACTCAACACTACCTTGAGCTGGTGTAccttattttcttccctctggtCCATCCCTAGGTCAGgtcaggggaggtggggagtggtgCATAGAATGTGCTAACCTAACCAATGTCATAGAGGCAATACCCTTTCTTAGGCTGACTAGAGACGGTTAATTTGGATCTGGTTGAGGGGCCCTATTTGAAGGACCAGGTCCACAGTCTATCTCTGGGCCCTTGCTCTATCTCTGGGGAATGCTCCCAAGCCGCTACCTGGTAATCCATGCTCCACCCTACAAATGTAGTAGGTGTTTCGAGCTATAAGGAATTTGTTGGCATAGTCTCCAAGGGTCTTCTTCAGGAAAAACAACTGCATTGTCCCCATTGCATCACACAAATCGATGGTGTCTGGAGGGAGACCACAGGGTAATTGGGGCAGctaaggagggagagagggagcaaaAGAGGCCAGTGATCCTATTCAGAACGTGTTGGAGGAAGCTGTCGGGATTCAAGGAGCTCTCTTCTTGCCAGCAGGAGGACTTGAGAGCTAGAGATGACCCTGCTACTTCTGACCCTTGGCCATGAGTCCCCTCCCCACACTCCTCACCTGTTTTAGGCAACCCCACTTTATGAGAGACATATTGCAGCAACAGGATGACAGAACAATTAGTATTGGCCAGAAACTGCTGATTATCTGAGAAGAGATGGCACAGGGCATGTGGTCCTTCCACAGTTATACCATCTCTGTGATCTCCACTGCCCTCCAACATCCCCAACCCTACACATAGACTCCAGCTCTGTGATACCCCTCACCTCCATGTTTGATAAAGATGAACATGCTCTGAAGATCTTCTCACTCTTCAGAGAGTCTTAATAAGTCATGTTCTAGAGGCCTTGGGGGGCCGAGTGGGCCCATAAGGTCGGGGGACTGGAGAGGAAGATGGATTAAATTGGCTGAGGAGGTCCAGACTGGGCAAACAGGAGAGAGCTCCGGGCAGTTGTGGATAAGCAGCATCCCTaggggtggggcctgaggctGCAGCTGAGGGATTATGATGTCAGAAGTGGTATGTGTGACAGAAGGTGAGGTAAGGCTAAGGAGACAAGAAGATCTGTTAAAATGggggcaacaacaacaacaaaaggaaatgagggcAGCATGGTAAATCTAACTCTAAACTGGCCCCTAGAAGGAGTGTAGGACACCTAGAGAAAAGTCCCTTTCTGGAACAGCACTCTTTTCGAGTGTGTCTGTAGTGCCACTGCCTCCGCAGCATGAGTCCACCGTGCCTCTTTCCTCCCCTCGGCACCATGCCTCCCATCCGCATTGCACCCCACGTTTCCCTTGCTCCCCCGCCAACAGCAGACTTCCTTGATGATTATCAACAGAACTTTTATTTCTCATTCGTTTCTGGAACAGTTGAAGGGTAaatggaaagggggagggagggagggacagcagAAGCAATGCTGTgaggaggaagggctgggctgggggagatgAGAAACATGGACAGGGCAAAGGGGCAATTCTCAAGTAGGAGATATTGAATGAGAAGGCAGTTATAGGGGGCACAAAATTCAAAATCAGCCACAGGGGGGCGAGGTGAGCACTGGACCCAGGTTGGTTGGACGAGGGCAAGTTAGTAAAATTTAGGGCTACAGGGCCCTGGGGTTCTGTCAGGGTGTCAGGGCTCAGGTTTCAGGGTGTAACATGGAGGAGCCCAGTAGGGGCTATGCTGGCTGCAGGGGGAGCCCCCAGGCCCTTCCCCTCCTTTGGGGGGGATCTCACTGACGTGGCAGAGCCGTTCACTGTAGTCTGGCTGCAGACTTTCTGCCAGTCCCTTAGACACACCACTCCAGGCCTAAAGACAGATATCTCCAGGTCAGGGCTGAATTAGGAGCAGGAAGTAAAAGacccaggctctgtgccaggggAACTCTCCCAAGATCTGCAACCACTGTGATCACagaagggacacacacacactcctgggCCCTCAATACCACTCTTTCCATCTGCCTCAACCAATCTAGGATCAGTTCTTCTGGGTGTCTCTCTGCGTCTAGCCCATCCCCCAACTGGTCGGCCACATCCTGTTAGTGcaggcctccctcctctcccctctgccccccatGCTCTGTCTGTCTAGCTGGCAGGCAGCTGGCCATTGACAGACTGCAGTCTGCCTATGACAATGTTCTCACCGAAAAGTTCCCGTGGTATTCAGTAACCAGATCCTCTAGGTTCTTGAGGGTAGGAATTCGGGGCATCGTCCTGAGTGGGGAGAAACAGGGAGCAGGAGCGCACCGGTTACGCTCTTTTATTACCCTTCTCCCAGTTCTCCCACGTGAAATGAAGTGATTCTGTGTCGTCTGCGCCTGCAGCTTCCTTCCATCACCATGCCCACTTGGGTGATCCCTCATTTCTTACTGCCCCCCGCCTCTACTCCTGGAGACCCGGTCATAACCCTCTTCCCCTATTCCCAACCCCCACCTCATTTTTCTGGGATTCCGAATTCTCACCGTTCCAGCCTCCAGTACAAACAGATGAGGCTCACGATCAATGCCATGGAGACAACGGGGATCAGCACAGCTTTCAATGCAAACAACGAAGGAGTCTCAGGATTCTCAGGATCCTCTAtcgaaaagaggaaaggaaaagagaccGAACATTTGTAGTGCCCCTACTACGTGCCAACATTTAGAGCCCCAACttggtgccagacactgtgctaaacgCTATCTGTATACTTAATCCTCATAAGTCCTGAGCGGGGCGGAGAgcaattattatctccattttacagatgaggaaacagaatcaAAGAGGTGAGTGATGTGCCCAAGGTCAAAGAGGtaggaagtggcagaggcaggtTTAAACCCTAGATttgcctgattccaaagccatCTTTACTATGCAGGCTTTCCGGGAATGCTGCAGGGAAATTTTATACATTCTGTATCCCCTTTGAGGAccccctcagcctccttcccaATCCACCCCCCTACTGTAACAACACACTGATCCAACCCTACACAGAAAAATCCTGCTTCCTGGGGGTTGGAGTTGAACAGTGAAGGGAGATGAGCCACCAAGTTTGGGGGCTTAGGGGTAGGGAGGTAGGGCAAAAGACAGTGGTGCTAGAAAGGTTCCTGGGCTCATGGGTTGGGGTGATGCATTAGGCCTATTTTACCCTTTGAAGTATTGCTGCCCCAGTGGATGGGGCAGCTCCAGTCACTCCAATGCTGAGCGCTTCCACAGAGTGGGTTATAGCGGCTTCGAACACGGAACGTGTAGAGTTTCTGTGCATCCACGCTAGGCAGAGAGAAGCTATGTCTGTGGTCCACGGCTTGTTCCTTGAGGAGAAAGAGGGTGAGGGAAAGATGGGTGTCTATAAAAGAAGGGAGAGTGGAAACtgctgcccctcacccccaccccaggtcaCCTTCTGGTTCTTCCCagtttctccctcctctcttgaCTACTCAAGCCACACTGCTCCCTTCACTGCCTAGAATTTAATGCCTCCTTAAAGGCTTGCTTTTGTTTACTTGCCTTTCTGGTTTTGGGAAGAGTATGGGTATGGAAACCTTGAGGAAAACTCACTGGTGATGAGAGGGAAAGGAGTCAGAGGAGGGTAGAAGGTGGTCAGGGGAACTGGGAGGCACAGAACAGGAGCTGGGGATCAGACCTTCCTATTGGCTGATTGAATCCTTCATCCCCACTTGCTCAGCCTGAGCTGCTATCCCCACTCACTCACAGTCCAGCTGTGGTCCCGGTTACTCCGGTACTGCACCAGGTGCTCCAAACAGTGGTCCAAGTGTCTGTTGCTCCAACTCAGTTCTAGCTGGAATTCACTCAGGTTGCGAAGTGTCAGATTCTCCGGAGCCCAGGGGATCACTGGagatatgtgtgcgtgtgtggtcaTTCCCCTGGCCTAGACAAGTCAGGATCCTGAAGGCAGTGCGCCTgagccctcctcccttccccattctATTCCTCGCTTCTTTTCTGCCCAGGTACCCTTATGGTGAAAGAACACTAGTTTATATACCCTTTTCCTCAATACCCCACAATATCCTTTGACCCTCCTTTCCAAATTACCCAGATCCTGCAGTTTTAGCAACTGTTCGGGCTGCCTCCTGTGTTCCCATGGGTCCTGGAGCTGGACAACAAATGTTTGGTAGAGATGGATCTCCTTTTTTCCAAACCAACAGCCAGAAGTGATCCCTTCAGAGAAGAGATAGTGGCCACACTCCTGGagtttatcatcatcattaaagTTCTTGTACCTAGAGAAAGATTTCAAGGAAGAAGAACAGTGAGGTGAACTTGGGTACTCCAGATTTCCACAGCCCA
This window of the Physeter macrocephalus isolate SW-GA chromosome 21, ASM283717v5, whole genome shotgun sequence genome carries:
- the FOXO4 gene encoding forkhead box protein O4, with the protein product MDPVNENSAREAAALVDLDPDFEPQSRPRSCTWPLPRPELAPEPSEPAEVESGLGEKVHTEGRSEGRSQPTLLPSRLPDPAGGPQPGILGAVTGPRKGGSRRNAWGNQSYAELISQAIESAPEKRLTLAQIYEWMVRTVPYFKDKGDSNSSAGWKNSIRHNLSLHSKFIKVHNEATGKSSWWMLNPEGGKSGKAPRRRAASMDSSSKLLRGRSKAPKKKPAVLPAPPEGATPRSPVGHFAKWSGSPCSRNREEADVWSTFRPRSSSNASTVSTRPSPRRPEPEVLAEEEMPASASSYAGGVPPTLKEDLELLDGLNLTSPHSLLSRSSLSGFSLQHPGVSGPLHTYSTSLFSPAEGPLSAGEGCFSSSQSLEALLTSDTPPPPADVLMTQVDPILSQAPTLLLLGGIPSSSKLGTGGGLCPKPLEAPGPSGLVPTLPMIAPAPPPVMAGAPIPKPLGAPVLTPPTEAPSQDRMPQDLDLDMYMENLECDMDNIISDLMDGGEGLDFNFEPDP
- the C21HXorf65 gene encoding uncharacterized protein CXorf65 homolog, which gives rise to MFIFIKHGDNQQFLANTNCSVILLLQYVSHKVGLPKTDTIDLCDAMGTMQLFFLKKTLGDYANKFLIARNTYYICRVEHGLPGTGLENVYRAFVPLLKNPEPELIDALHTQCDLLRRSQMKRLRRQEAKKVTPIQSSVNLPSKSSGCSDEQRTTHSGPLFKTRANFILSRDKHR
- the IL2RG gene encoding cytokine receptor common subunit gamma isoform X2, with translation MLKPPLPLRSLLFLQLPLLGVGLNSKVLTPNGNEDITADFFLTSTPAGTLNVSTLPLPKVQCFVFNVEYMNCTWNSSSEPQPTNLTLHYGYKNFNDDDKLQECGHYLFSEGITSGCWFGKKEIHLYQTFVVQLQDPWEHRRQPEQLLKLQDLVIPWAPENLTLRNLSEFQLELSWSNRHLDHCLEHLVQYRSNRDHSWTEQAVDHRHSFSLPSVDAQKLYTFRVRSRYNPLCGSAQHWSDWSCPIHWGSNTSKEDPENPETPSLFALKAVLIPVVSMALIVSLICLYWRLERTMPRIPTLKNLEDLVTEYHGNFSAWSGVSKGLAESLQPDYSERLCHVSEIPPKGGEGPGGSPCSQHSPYWAPPCYTLKPEP
- the IL2RG gene encoding cytokine receptor common subunit gamma isoform X1; the protein is MLKPPLPLRSLLFLQLPLLGVGLNSKVLTPNGNEDITAGGKPGTGGDFFLTSTPAGTLNVSTLPLPKVQCFVFNVEYMNCTWNSSSEPQPTNLTLHYGYKNFNDDDKLQECGHYLFSEGITSGCWFGKKEIHLYQTFVVQLQDPWEHRRQPEQLLKLQDLVIPWAPENLTLRNLSEFQLELSWSNRHLDHCLEHLVQYRSNRDHSWTEQAVDHRHSFSLPSVDAQKLYTFRVRSRYNPLCGSAQHWSDWSCPIHWGSNTSKEDPENPETPSLFALKAVLIPVVSMALIVSLICLYWRLERTMPRIPTLKNLEDLVTEYHGNFSAWSGVSKGLAESLQPDYSERLCHVSEIPPKGGEGPGGSPCSQHSPYWAPPCYTLKPEP